One Pseudomonas brassicacearum genomic region harbors:
- a CDS encoding valine--tRNA ligase, translating to MDKTYQPHAIETSWYNTWESENYFAPQGAGDSYTIMIPPPNVTGSLHMGHGFNNAIMDALIRFRRMQGRNTLWQPGTDHAGIATQMLVERRLEAQGQSRHDLGREKFLEKVWEWKDESGGNISRQIRRLGSSVDWSRERFTMDDGLSEAVKEAFVRLHEDGLIYRGKRLVNWDTKLHTAISDLEVENHDEKGFLWNLKYPLADGAKTAEGKDYLIVATTRPETMLGDAAVAVNPNDERYQALIGKFVELPLVGRRIPIIGDDYCDPEFGTGCVKITPAHDFNDYEVGKRHNLPLLNIFDKNANVLPAAQVFNLDGTLNESVDGTLPAAYAGLDRFEARKQIVAAFDAAGLLVSVDDHALKVPKGDRSGTIIEPWLTDQWYVSTKPLAEPAIAAVEDGRIQFVPKQYENMYFSWMRDIQDWCISRQLWWGHRIPAWYDESGKVYVGRDEAEVRAKHNLGPDVALQQDNDVLDTWFSSGLWTFSTLGWPQQTEFLKKFHSTDVLVTGFDIIFFWVARMIMMTMHLMKNEDGTPQVPFKTVYVHGLVRDGQGQKMSKSKGNVLDPLDIIDGIDLEALVQKRTSGLMQPKLAKKIEKATREEFADGIASYGTDALRFTFCSLASTGRDIKFDMGRVEGYRNFCNKIWNAARYVLDKGEDCGQNGEAFELTLADRWIISQLQRTEAEVTRQLDQFRFDLAAQALYEFIWNQYCDWYLELSKPVLWDENAPVERQRGTRRTLVRVLEVALRLAHPFMPFITEEIWQRVAPLAGAQGKTIMLQPWPVANETRIDPAAEDDIEWLKTFMLGLRNIRAEMNIGPGKPLALFLKNASAEDLRRLNENEALLKKLAKLESVTVLAAGEEAPLSATALVGEMEVLVPMAGLIDKAAELARLDKEIQRLKGEVQRVGGKLSNAGFVDKAPAEVIEKERAKLAEAEQALGKLAEQHARISSL from the coding sequence ATGGATAAGACCTACCAGCCGCACGCCATTGAAACTTCCTGGTACAACACCTGGGAGTCCGAGAATTATTTCGCTCCGCAAGGCGCGGGCGATTCCTACACCATCATGATCCCGCCGCCGAACGTCACCGGCAGCCTGCACATGGGCCACGGTTTCAACAACGCGATCATGGACGCCCTGATCCGTTTCCGCCGCATGCAAGGCCGTAACACCCTGTGGCAACCGGGTACCGACCACGCCGGTATCGCTACGCAGATGCTGGTAGAGCGCCGCCTCGAAGCCCAGGGCCAGAGTCGCCATGACCTGGGCCGTGAAAAATTCCTGGAAAAAGTCTGGGAATGGAAAGACGAGTCCGGTGGCAACATCAGCCGCCAGATCCGTCGCCTCGGCTCGTCGGTGGACTGGAGTCGCGAGCGCTTCACCATGGACGACGGTCTTTCGGAAGCAGTGAAAGAAGCCTTCGTGCGCCTGCATGAAGACGGACTGATCTATCGCGGCAAGCGCCTGGTCAACTGGGACACCAAGCTGCACACGGCGATTTCCGACCTCGAAGTGGAAAACCATGACGAGAAGGGTTTCCTGTGGAACCTGAAGTACCCATTGGCCGACGGCGCCAAGACCGCCGAAGGCAAGGACTACCTGATCGTCGCCACCACGCGCCCGGAAACCATGCTCGGTGACGCCGCCGTGGCGGTGAACCCGAACGATGAGCGCTACCAGGCCCTGATTGGCAAGTTCGTGGAACTGCCTTTGGTTGGCCGGCGCATCCCGATCATCGGCGACGATTACTGCGACCCTGAGTTCGGCACCGGCTGCGTGAAGATCACCCCGGCCCACGATTTCAACGACTACGAAGTCGGCAAGCGCCACAATCTGCCGCTGCTGAACATTTTCGACAAAAACGCCAACGTGTTGCCGGCGGCCCAGGTGTTCAACCTCGACGGCACGCTGAACGAAAGTGTCGACGGCACGCTGCCGGCCGCATACGCCGGCCTCGACCGCTTCGAGGCACGCAAGCAGATCGTCGCGGCATTCGACGCCGCCGGCCTGTTGGTCAGCGTCGACGATCACGCCCTGAAAGTCCCGAAAGGCGACCGCTCCGGCACCATCATCGAACCATGGCTGACCGACCAGTGGTACGTGTCCACCAAGCCCCTGGCCGAGCCGGCGATTGCCGCGGTGGAAGACGGTCGCATCCAGTTCGTGCCCAAGCAATACGAAAACATGTACTTCTCGTGGATGCGCGACATCCAGGATTGGTGCATCAGCCGTCAGCTGTGGTGGGGCCATCGCATCCCGGCCTGGTACGACGAGTCGGGCAAGGTCTACGTCGGCCGCGATGAAGCCGAAGTCCGCGCCAAGCACAACCTCGGCCCAGACGTGGCGTTGCAGCAGGACAACGACGTACTCGACACCTGGTTCAGTTCGGGCCTGTGGACCTTCTCCACCCTGGGCTGGCCGCAACAGACCGAGTTCCTGAAGAAATTCCACTCCACCGACGTGCTGGTCACCGGTTTCGACATCATTTTCTTCTGGGTCGCCCGGATGATCATGATGACCATGCACCTGATGAAGAACGAAGACGGCACCCCGCAAGTACCGTTCAAGACCGTCTACGTCCACGGTCTGGTGCGCGACGGCCAGGGCCAGAAGATGTCCAAGTCCAAGGGCAACGTCCTGGACCCGCTGGACATCATCGACGGCATCGACCTGGAAGCCCTGGTGCAAAAGCGCACGTCCGGCCTGATGCAGCCAAAACTGGCGAAGAAGATCGAGAAGGCCACCCGCGAAGAATTCGCCGACGGCATCGCCAGCTACGGCACCGACGCCCTGCGCTTCACTTTCTGCTCGCTGGCGTCCACCGGTCGTGACATCAAGTTCGACATGGGCCGCGTCGAGGGCTACCGCAACTTCTGCAACAAGATCTGGAACGCTGCGCGCTACGTGCTGGACAAAGGCGAAGACTGCGGCCAGAACGGCGAAGCCTTCGAGCTGACCCTGGCCGATCGCTGGATCATTTCGCAGTTGCAGCGCACCGAGGCCGAAGTGACCCGCCAGCTCGATCAGTTCCGTTTCGACCTGGCCGCACAAGCCTTGTACGAGTTCATCTGGAACCAGTATTGCGACTGGTACCTGGAACTGTCCAAGCCGGTGCTGTGGGACGAAAACGCACCGGTCGAACGCCAGCGCGGCACCCGTCGCACCCTGGTGCGCGTGTTGGAAGTGGCCCTGCGCCTGGCGCATCCGTTCATGCCGTTCATCACCGAGGAAATCTGGCAGCGCGTCGCACCGCTGGCAGGCGCCCAAGGCAAGACGATCATGCTGCAACCTTGGCCGGTGGCCAATGAAACCCGCATCGATCCGGCGGCCGAAGACGACATCGAATGGCTCAAGACCTTCATGCTGGGCCTGCGTAACATCCGCGCCGAAATGAACATCGGTCCGGGCAAGCCACTGGCCCTGTTCCTGAAGAACGCCAGCGCCGAAGACCTGCGCCGCCTCAACGAAAACGAGGCGCTGCTCAAGAAGCTGGCGAAGCTCGAATCCGTGACGGTGCTGGCCGCCGGCGAAGAAGCGCCACTGTCGGCCACCGCCCTGGTCGGCGAGATGGAAGTGCTGGTGCCGATGGCCGGCCTGATCGACAAAGCGGCGGAGCTGGCGCGCCTGGATAAGGAAATCCAGCGTCTGAAGGGTGAAGTGCAGCGGGTCGGCGGCAAGCTGTCCAACGCCGGTTTCGTCGACAAGGCCCCGGCCGAAGTCATCGAGAAGGAACGGGCCAAACTGGCCGAGGCCGAGCAGGCCTTGGGCAAGCTGGCCGAGCAGCATGCGCGGATCTCCAGTCTGTAA
- a CDS encoding leucyl aminopeptidase, whose protein sequence is MELVVKSVSPETLKTATLVVAVGEDRKLGVVATQLDALCDGAISAVLKRGDLAGKVGQSLLLHNLPNLKADRVLLVGVGKDAELGDRPFRKIIAGVLGTLKSLGGADAALALDELVIKGRDSYGKNRLLAETLVDGEYQFDRFKSQKAERRALKKITLLTIKAAQAEVQRAVTHATAIANGMAFTRDLGNLPPNICHPTYMGEQAKALGKEFKGLKVEVFDEKKIKDLGMGSFYAVGQGSAQPPRLIVMQYNGGKKSEKPYALVGKGITFDTGGISLKPGAGMDEMKYDMGGAASVFGTLRAVLELQLPINLVCILACAENMPSGTASRPGDIVTTMSGQTVEILNTDAEGRLVLCDALTYSERFKPQAVIDIATLTGACVVALGAHTSGLLGNNDELIGQLLNAGQQADDRAWQLPLFDEYQEQLDSPFADIANIGGPKAGTITAACFLSRFTKNLNWAHLDIAGTAWTSGGKDKGATGRPVPLLTQYLLDRAKA, encoded by the coding sequence ATGGAACTGGTTGTAAAAAGCGTCAGCCCAGAAACGTTGAAAACCGCCACGCTGGTGGTTGCCGTTGGTGAAGACCGCAAGCTCGGCGTCGTCGCCACCCAACTCGATGCCCTCTGCGACGGCGCCATCAGCGCCGTGCTCAAGCGTGGCGACCTGGCCGGCAAAGTTGGCCAGAGCCTGTTGCTGCACAACCTGCCCAACCTCAAGGCCGACCGCGTGCTGCTGGTGGGTGTGGGCAAGGACGCCGAACTCGGCGACCGTCCGTTCCGTAAAATCATCGCGGGCGTGCTCGGCACCCTCAAAAGCCTGGGTGGCGCCGATGCCGCCCTGGCTCTGGACGAATTGGTCATCAAGGGCCGCGACAGCTACGGCAAGAACCGCCTGCTGGCCGAAACCCTGGTGGACGGCGAATACCAGTTCGACCGTTTCAAGAGCCAGAAGGCCGAACGCCGCGCCCTGAAAAAAATCACCCTGTTGACCATCAAGGCCGCCCAGGCTGAAGTGCAGCGCGCCGTGACTCACGCCACCGCAATTGCCAACGGCATGGCCTTCACCCGCGATCTGGGCAACCTGCCGCCGAACATCTGCCATCCGACGTACATGGGTGAGCAGGCCAAGGCCTTGGGCAAAGAATTCAAGGGCCTGAAGGTCGAAGTCTTCGACGAAAAGAAAATCAAAGACCTCGGCATGGGTTCGTTCTACGCCGTCGGCCAGGGCAGCGCCCAGCCACCCCGCCTGATCGTCATGCAATACAACGGTGGCAAGAAATCCGAGAAACCCTACGCGCTGGTGGGCAAAGGCATTACGTTCGACACCGGTGGCATCAGCCTCAAGCCGGGTGCAGGCATGGATGAAATGAAGTACGACATGGGCGGCGCCGCGAGCGTGTTCGGCACCCTGCGTGCCGTGCTCGAGTTGCAACTGCCGATCAACCTGGTGTGCATCCTGGCCTGCGCCGAGAACATGCCCAGTGGTACCGCCTCGCGTCCGGGTGACATCGTTACCACCATGAGCGGGCAGACCGTGGAAATCCTCAACACCGACGCCGAAGGCCGCCTGGTGCTGTGTGACGCCCTTACCTACTCCGAGCGTTTCAAGCCACAAGCGGTGATCGACATCGCCACCCTGACCGGCGCGTGCGTCGTCGCCCTGGGCGCCCACACCTCGGGCCTGCTGGGCAACAACGACGAACTGATCGGCCAACTGCTCAACGCCGGCCAGCAAGCCGACGACCGCGCCTGGCAATTGCCGCTGTTCGATGAATACCAGGAACAACTGGACAGCCCGTTCGCCGACATCGCCAACATCGGCGGTCCGAAAGCCGGGACCATCACGGCGGCGTGCTTCCTGTCGCGCTTCACCAAGAACCTGAACTGGGCGCACCTGGACATCGCCGGCACGGCCTGGACCAGCGGCGGCAAGGACAAGGGCGCCACCGGCCGTCCGGTTCCCCTGCTGACCCAGTACCTGCTGGACCGCGCCAAGGCCTGA
- the lptF gene encoding LPS export ABC transporter permease LptF: MIVFRYLSREVLLTLSAVSAVLLVIIMSGRFIKYLAQAASGALDPGSLFLIMGFRLPGFLQLILPLGLFLGILLAYGRLYLDSEMTVLSATGMSQQRLFRITLFPATLVALVVAWLSLSLSPQGANQFQLLINQQDAMTEFDTLVPGRFQALRDGTRVTYTEQLSDDRVDLGGVFITQKNLSSDTKKDRGISVLVAEKGRQEINPDGNRYLILENGYRYDGKPGQADYRAIKYDTYGVLLPKPEVSDEVTDRDAMPTASLLGSNDIRARTELQWRLSLPLLVFIVTLMAVPLSRVNPRQGRFLKLLPAILLYMAYLTILISARSALEKGKIPPALGLWWVHSIFLAIGLGLLYWEPLRLKLASRRSALEVARG, encoded by the coding sequence TTGATCGTCTTTCGTTATCTCTCCCGCGAAGTCCTGTTGACCCTAAGCGCCGTCAGCGCCGTGCTGCTGGTCATCATCATGAGCGGGCGCTTCATCAAATACCTCGCCCAGGCGGCCTCCGGCGCCTTGGACCCGGGCTCCCTGTTCCTGATCATGGGGTTCCGCCTGCCGGGCTTCCTGCAACTGATCCTGCCACTGGGGTTGTTCCTGGGTATTTTGCTGGCCTACGGCCGCTTGTACCTCGACAGTGAAATGACCGTGCTGTCGGCCACCGGCATGAGCCAGCAGCGGCTGTTTCGTATCACGCTGTTCCCGGCCACATTGGTGGCGTTGGTGGTGGCCTGGCTGAGCCTGAGCCTGTCGCCCCAGGGCGCCAACCAGTTCCAGCTGCTGATCAACCAGCAGGACGCCATGACCGAATTCGATACCCTGGTGCCGGGGCGTTTCCAGGCGCTACGTGACGGTACGCGCGTCACCTATACCGAACAGCTCTCGGACGACCGGGTCGACCTGGGGGGCGTCTTCATTACCCAAAAGAACCTGTCTTCCGATACTAAAAAGGATCGCGGTATCTCTGTACTGGTGGCCGAGAAGGGCCGGCAGGAAATCAACCCCGACGGCAACCGCTACCTGATCCTGGAAAACGGCTATCGCTATGATGGCAAGCCGGGGCAGGCCGATTACCGGGCCATCAAGTACGACACCTATGGCGTGTTGCTGCCCAAGCCCGAGGTCAGCGACGAAGTCACCGACCGCGACGCGATGCCCACCGCCAGCCTGCTGGGTAGCAACGACATCCGAGCCCGCACCGAGCTGCAATGGCGCCTGTCGCTGCCGCTGCTGGTATTTATCGTGACCCTCATGGCGGTCCCGCTGTCGCGGGTCAATCCGCGCCAGGGCCGTTTCCTCAAGCTGCTGCCGGCGATTCTTCTGTATATGGCTTACCTGACCATCCTGATTTCCGCCCGCAGTGCGTTGGAGAAAGGCAAGATCCCGCCGGCCCTCGGCTTGTGGTGGGTGCATTCGATCTTCCTGGCCATCGGCCTGGGGTTGCTCTACTGGGAGCCGCTACGCCTGAAGCTGGCCAGTCGTCGCAGCGCGCTGGAGGTGGCCCGTGGTTAA
- the lptG gene encoding LPS export ABC transporter permease LptG: MVKLDRYIGSSVFMAILAVLGIILGLATLFAFIDEMSDVTDTYTLADVLSYVLLTAPRRLYDMLPMAALIGCLIGLGSLASNSELTIMRAAGVSIGRIVWAVMKPMLVLMLVGVLIGEYIAPATENTAQANRSLAQGGGDAQSAKHGLWHRQGDEFIHINSVQPNGILYGVTRYRFDDQRHMLSSSFAKRAKFADDHWQLSDVTTTLFHDKRTEVVAAPEERWEVSISPQLLSTVVMAPESLSITGLWGYIHYLADQGLNNGRYWLAFWVKVLQPLVTAALVLMAISFIFGPLRSVTLGQRVFTGVLVGFTFRIAQDLLGPSSLVFGFSPLFAVLVPAAVCALAGIWLLRRAG; this comes from the coding sequence GTGGTTAAACTCGATCGCTACATCGGCAGCAGCGTGTTCATGGCGATTCTTGCCGTGCTGGGGATCATTCTTGGCCTGGCGACCCTGTTTGCCTTCATCGATGAAATGAGCGACGTCACCGACACCTATACCCTGGCGGACGTCCTGAGCTACGTGCTGCTGACAGCGCCGCGGCGTTTGTACGACATGCTGCCGATGGCCGCGCTGATCGGTTGCCTGATCGGCCTGGGCAGCCTGGCCAGCAACAGCGAACTGACCATCATGCGCGCCGCTGGCGTGTCCATTGGTCGGATCGTCTGGGCGGTGATGAAGCCGATGCTGGTGCTGATGCTGGTGGGTGTGCTGATCGGCGAATACATCGCCCCGGCCACTGAAAATACCGCCCAGGCCAACCGTTCCCTGGCCCAGGGCGGCGGTGATGCACAAAGCGCCAAGCACGGCCTGTGGCACCGCCAGGGCGATGAGTTCATCCACATCAACTCGGTCCAGCCCAACGGTATTCTGTACGGCGTGACCCGTTATCGCTTCGACGATCAGCGGCACATGCTGTCGTCGAGCTTCGCCAAGCGCGCCAAATTCGCCGACGATCACTGGCAGCTGAGCGATGTCACCACCACCCTGTTCCATGACAAGCGCACCGAGGTGGTCGCCGCCCCGGAAGAACGTTGGGAGGTGTCGATCAGCCCGCAACTGCTCAGCACCGTAGTGATGGCGCCGGAGTCCCTGTCGATTACCGGTTTGTGGGGCTACATCCACTACCTGGCGGACCAGGGCCTGAACAACGGCCGCTACTGGTTGGCTTTTTGGGTCAAGGTGTTGCAACCGCTGGTCACTGCCGCCCTGGTGCTGATGGCGATTTCCTTCATCTTCGGCCCGTTGCGTTCGGTGACCCTTGGCCAGAGGGTGTTTACCGGCGTGCTGGTGGGCTTCACATTCCGCATTGCCCAGGATTTGCTCGGGCCATCGAGCCTGGTGTTCGGTTTCTCTCCGCTGTTTGCAGTGCTGGTCCCCGCGGCTGTCTGCGCATTGGCCGGGATCTGGCTGCTGCGCCGGGCGGGTTGA
- a CDS encoding DNA polymerase III subunit chi has protein sequence MTKVDFYILPSADPSARLDFACKLTEKAWRMGHRIYLHCSDAAQRDDLDARLWAFKGESFVPHGPAESEPEGLIVLGLGDDCGQHQDLLVNLDLKVPAFAQRFARVAEVVVEDPVIRQAARESFRFYREQGYPLQDHRLQRL, from the coding sequence ATGACCAAAGTCGATTTCTACATCCTGCCCAGCGCCGATCCATCGGCGCGGCTGGATTTTGCCTGCAAACTCACCGAAAAGGCCTGGCGCATGGGCCATCGCATCTACCTGCATTGCAGCGATGCCGCCCAGCGCGATGACCTCGATGCACGCCTGTGGGCCTTCAAGGGCGAAAGCTTCGTGCCCCATGGCCCGGCCGAAAGCGAACCCGAAGGGCTGATCGTGCTTGGGCTGGGGGATGACTGCGGTCAGCACCAGGACCTGCTGGTCAACCTTGATCTGAAAGTGCCAGCTTTCGCCCAGCGCTTCGCCCGCGTGGCGGAAGTGGTGGTGGAAGACCCGGTCATCCGACAAGCCGCGCGGGAGAGTTTTCGTTTCTACCGCGAACAGGGCTATCCTCTGCAAGACCACCGTTTACAGCGACTCTGA
- the rnc gene encoding ribonuclease III codes for MSASLSRLERQLGYTFKDQELMVLALTHRSFAGRNNERLEFLGDAILNFVAGEALFERFPLAREGQLSRLRARLVKGETLAVLARGFDLGDYLRLGSGELKSGGFRRESILADALEALIGAIYLDAGMQMARERVLAWLTSEIDSLTLVDTNKDPKTRLQEFLQSRSCELPRYEVVDIQGEPHCRTFFVECEVVLLNEKSRGQGVSRRIAEQVAAAAALIALGVENGND; via the coding sequence GTGAGCGCTTCTCTCAGCCGTCTCGAGCGTCAGCTCGGTTACACCTTCAAGGACCAGGAACTGATGGTCCTGGCCCTCACTCACCGCAGTTTTGCCGGGCGCAACAACGAACGCCTGGAATTCCTCGGTGATGCCATCCTCAACTTCGTGGCTGGCGAGGCGCTGTTCGAGCGTTTCCCGTTGGCCCGCGAAGGCCAGTTGTCGCGTCTTCGCGCGCGATTGGTAAAAGGTGAGACCCTGGCCGTGTTGGCCCGTGGTTTCGACTTGGGCGACTACCTGCGCCTGGGCTCCGGTGAATTGAAGAGCGGCGGTTTCCGGCGCGAGTCGATTCTGGCCGATGCCCTGGAAGCGTTGATCGGCGCGATCTACCTGGACGCCGGCATGCAGATGGCGCGCGAGCGCGTGCTGGCCTGGTTGACCTCCGAGATCGACAGCCTGACGCTGGTGGACACCAACAAGGATCCGAAAACCCGGTTGCAGGAATTCCTGCAATCACGCAGTTGCGAGCTGCCACGCTACGAAGTCGTGGATATCCAGGGTGAGCCGCATTGCCGAACCTTCTTCGTTGAATGCGAAGTGGTCTTATTGAATGAAAAAAGCCGGGGCCAGGGTGTGAGTCGTCGTATTGCCGAACAGGTAGCGGCCGCCGCAGCACTGATTGCCTTGGGCGTGGAGAATGGCAATGACTGA
- the lepB gene encoding signal peptidase I produces MSLNFPLLLVIAVFVCGLLALLDLLFLAPRRRAAIASYQGSVSQPDGVVVEKLNKEPLLVEYGKSFFPVLFIVLVLRSFLVEPFQIPSGSMKPTLDVGDFILVNKFSYGIRLPVIDKKVIEIGDPQRGDVMVFRFPSDPNVNYIKRVVGLPGDKVRYTADKRLFVNGESVAEQLIGSEPGTLGSAELYQEKLGEAEHLIRKEMSRYRATPDRSWTVPAGHYFMMGDNRDNSNDSRYWDDPNIPKDMLGMVPDRNIVGKAFAVWMSWPEPKLSHLPNFSRVGLIK; encoded by the coding sequence ATGTCGCTAAATTTCCCGCTGTTGCTGGTTATCGCCGTGTTCGTCTGCGGTCTGTTGGCGTTGCTTGATCTGTTGTTCCTGGCGCCTCGGCGCCGGGCGGCCATCGCCTCCTATCAGGGCAGCGTCAGCCAGCCTGATGGTGTGGTGGTCGAAAAGCTCAACAAGGAACCGCTGCTGGTCGAGTACGGCAAGTCGTTCTTCCCGGTGCTGTTCATCGTGCTGGTGCTGCGCTCGTTCCTGGTGGAACCCTTCCAGATCCCGTCCGGCTCGATGAAGCCGACCCTGGACGTGGGCGATTTCATCCTGGTGAACAAGTTCTCCTACGGGATCCGCCTGCCGGTGATCGACAAAAAGGTCATCGAGATCGGTGACCCGCAACGCGGCGATGTCATGGTGTTCCGCTTCCCGAGCGACCCGAACGTCAACTACATCAAGCGTGTGGTCGGCCTGCCGGGCGACAAGGTTCGCTACACTGCCGACAAGCGCCTGTTCGTCAATGGCGAATCGGTGGCCGAACAACTGATCGGCTCCGAGCCGGGCACGCTGGGCAGCGCTGAGCTCTACCAGGAAAAACTCGGCGAAGCCGAGCACTTGATCCGCAAGGAAATGAGCCGCTACCGCGCGACGCCGGACCGTTCGTGGACCGTGCCCGCCGGGCACTATTTCATGATGGGCGACAACCGCGACAACTCCAACGACAGCCGTTACTGGGATGATCCAAACATTCCCAAGGACATGCTGGGCATGGTCCCCGACCGGAATATCGTCGGCAAGGCCTTCGCCGTCTGGATGAGCTGGCCGGAACCCAAACTCAGCCACCTGCCGAATTTCTCGCGGGTTGGCCTGATCAAGTAA
- the lepA gene encoding translation elongation factor 4, giving the protein MSDLSHIRNFSIIAHIDHGKSTLADRFIQMCGGLAEREMEAQVLDSMDLERERGITIKAHSVTLYYKARDGVTYQLNFIDTPGHVDFTYEVSRSLAACEGALLVVDAGQGVEAQSVANCYTAIEQGLEVMPVLNKIDLPQADPDRVKEEIEKIIGIDATDAVTCSAKTGLGVDEVLERLVQTIPAPTGNIEDPLQALIIDSWFDNYLGVVSLVRVRHGRVKKGDKILVKSTGKIHLVDSVGVFNPKHSATVDLKAGEVGFIIAGIKDIHGAPVGDTLTLSSTPDVDVLPGFKRIQPQVYAGLFPVSSDDFEDFREALQKLTLNDSSLQYTPESSDALGFGFRCGFLGMLHMEIIQERLEREYDLDLITTAPTVIFELLLKNGETIYVDNPSKLPDLSAIEDMREPIVRANILVPQEHLGNVITLCIEKRGVQHDMLFLGTQVQVTYDLPMNEVVLDFFDRLKSTSRGYASLDYHFDRYQSANLVKLDVLINGEKVDALALIVHRDNAHYKGRALTEKMKELIPRQMFDVAIQAAIGGQIVARTTVKALRKNVLAKCYGGDVSRKRKLLEKQKAGKKRMKQVGNVEIPQEAFLAVLRLDS; this is encoded by the coding sequence GTGAGTGATTTGAGTCATATCCGCAATTTCTCCATCATCGCCCACATTGACCATGGCAAGTCGACGCTGGCCGATCGCTTCATCCAGATGTGCGGCGGCCTGGCCGAGCGTGAAATGGAAGCCCAGGTCCTGGACTCCATGGACCTGGAGCGTGAACGCGGGATCACCATCAAGGCCCACAGCGTTACCCTCTATTACAAGGCTCGCGACGGCGTTACCTATCAGCTGAACTTCATCGATACCCCGGGCCACGTCGACTTCACCTATGAAGTCAGCCGGTCGCTGGCGGCCTGTGAAGGTGCGTTGCTGGTAGTCGATGCCGGTCAGGGTGTCGAGGCCCAGTCGGTTGCCAACTGCTACACGGCCATCGAGCAGGGTCTGGAAGTCATGCCGGTGTTGAACAAGATCGACCTGCCCCAGGCCGATCCGGACCGCGTGAAGGAAGAAATCGAGAAGATCATCGGCATCGACGCCACCGACGCGGTCACCTGCAGCGCCAAGACCGGCCTGGGCGTGGACGAAGTGCTCGAGCGCCTGGTGCAGACCATTCCCGCGCCGACCGGTAACATCGAAGATCCGCTGCAAGCGTTGATCATCGATTCCTGGTTCGACAATTACCTGGGCGTGGTTTCCCTGGTTCGCGTGCGCCATGGCCGCGTGAAGAAGGGCGACAAGATCCTGGTCAAATCCACCGGCAAGATCCACCTGGTGGACAGCGTCGGTGTATTCAATCCGAAACACTCCGCCACCGTTGACCTGAAGGCCGGTGAAGTGGGCTTCATCATTGCCGGCATCAAGGACATCCACGGGGCGCCGGTCGGTGACACCCTGACCTTGAGCTCCACCCCCGACGTCGATGTGCTGCCAGGTTTCAAACGTATCCAGCCCCAGGTCTACGCCGGCCTGTTCCCGGTCAGCTCCGACGACTTCGAAGACTTCCGCGAAGCCCTGCAAAAGCTGACGCTGAACGACTCGTCCCTGCAATACACCCCGGAAAGCTCCGACGCCCTGGGCTTCGGTTTCCGTTGCGGGTTCCTGGGCATGCTCCACATGGAAATCATCCAGGAGCGCCTGGAGCGCGAGTACGACCTGGACCTGATCACCACGGCGCCGACCGTAATCTTTGAGCTGCTGCTCAAGAACGGCGAAACCATCTACGTCGACAACCCGTCCAAGCTACCGGACCTGTCGGCCATCGAGGACATGCGCGAGCCGATCGTGCGGGCCAACATCCTTGTGCCGCAGGAACACCTGGGCAACGTCATTACCCTGTGCATCGAGAAGCGTGGCGTGCAGCACGACATGCTGTTCCTCGGCACGCAGGTCCAAGTGACCTACGACCTGCCGATGAACGAAGTGGTATTGGATTTCTTCGATCGCCTGAAATCCACCAGTCGCGGCTATGCTTCGCTGGACTATCATTTCGATCGTTACCAATCGGCTAACCTGGTGAAGCTGGATGTGCTGATCAACGGTGAGAAGGTCGATGCCCTGGCATTGATCGTGCACCGTGACAACGCGCACTACAAAGGTCGCGCGTTGACCGAGAAGATGAAGGAACTGATTCCGCGGCAGATGTTCGACGTGGCAATCCAGGCCGCCATTGGCGGGCAGATTGTGGCGCGTACAACCGTCAAGGCGCTCAGAAAGAACGTATTGGCCAAATGCTACGGCGGCGACGTCAGCCGTAAGCGCAAGCTGTTGGAAAAGCAAAAGGCCGGTAAAAAACGCATGAAGCAGGTCGGTAACGTGGAAATTCCACAGGAAGCCTTCCTTGCGGTGCTCAGGTTGGATAGTTAG